The genomic window CTTTCATATGAGTGGTGCTATAGCCGCAAACGTCACAGAGCATTTGCTTTTCTTTATTATGCACTATCATATGGTTATTCAGCCCTTGCTTCCATTTGAAACCTTTTCCGCAATGTTGACATTGATGCGGTGTTTCGGTTGTGTGTTTGGGAAGGTGTATTGTTAGTGCGGCACGATTGACAAAACGTGCGCCACACTCTAGGCAAAAAAATGGCTTCTTCATATTGGTCACGTGCTGCTTGATATGTGCCTCATACTCGCGCCACGCAAGAAAACCAACCTCACACAACGAACAAGTGAGATGCGACGGCTCACAACTGCTCATATGGGTAATCATCTCTTGTACGCGGTAGCATTTGAAATCGCAGCCGATACAGTAGTTGATTTTACTACTGGAGTTGGACGCACGCGGATTCCGCAGCtgcaaattggaaataaaatactttactCATTTATTTACAATGCCTCATATTCTACTCACTTTAAAAAAGTTGCGTTGATCATTGAAAATATCCTTATTGCCTAAATTAATGTCGCCTTCCATTCCTGCAGCAGGCCGCACAGTCGAGTTGTCTACATCTACGTCTACGACTAGATCTGTGCTGTGATCACACtcttgctttaaaattttttcaccactTGCATCCGCCGTTGTGATCGGATCTTCGGGCATTTCGAATAATTTCATTAACTCCGTAACAGCTAAAATTTTAGCCAGCTGTTTGAAATGCGGTTCATGTTCCTTTGCTATGGACACCACATCTTCGTAAAAGAATTCCATCATGGTATGCAGACAACGCGTGCAACTGAAATTGTTTATAGTCACCTTCAGTGGATTGTGAATGGAAAATTGTAatgatttttgtataaattgtgGGCCGCCAATGAAACGGCTTTGTGCACCAACAACACAAAAATGTCCAAATTCGGCAATGCCATCATCAGTTGCGGTATCCAATTCCAATTCGATTATCAAATCACAGTATTGGCCAGAGCGACGTTGATTGTTGAGGTAATTTGATACTTTGGAATGCAGAGGTTTATGTAGTGTAGGCACTAATTCTAAAGCTGTACTCATTACCCcgaaattatagaaatttcgTAAACTTTACAAGaatcttttgtttacttttacttcTGATGGATAGGAAATAAAAGTTGTTGTCAGCTGTTCACTTTATGCATGGTTGTATTAGCTGATGAACAAATATTATGAAGGTGAATAAGgtggaaagaaaaatatttttttatgctgtgttgagaaagaaatataataattttgagttaTTAGCACAAAGTTCGTGttagtcaatattttttcaaatcattttccatttttataagtttaacattgaaatttttttttataaaaaaagggcTATTtcttggaattaaaaattttaaattttttaagcttaattcgttttttgcttataattataaaaaaatggtacATCAAATAATTTAGGAGAAAGCTGAAAATCATCAAGctcttcaattttcaatattaaattatCTCTGAATTTGATGATAAGATAATTAATTGCGTTTTCTACCGAAACGGTtgtgaaatttcaaatattatgtCAAAACGTGTCATTTGATTCCTTTTAGATCTGGATGGTTATTAATCAGCTGTTTTGGCAGCTTAAAAATgatatctaaaatattttctgactAACATGAAAAATcctatacaaatattttgatttagatTGCTATCTAAACACTGGTTAAAGCCAAATATCGGAAAGGCAAAtcccataaaaaattaaacgaactATTTCAGAACAGAAGTTAA from Anastrepha ludens isolate Willacy chromosome 5, idAnaLude1.1, whole genome shotgun sequence includes these protein-coding regions:
- the LOC128864272 gene encoding zinc finger and BTB domain-containing protein 24, producing the protein MSTALELVPTLHKPLHSKVSNYLNNQRRSGQYCDLIIELELDTATDDGIAEFGHFCVVGAQSRFIGGPQFIQKSLQFSIHNPLKVTINNFSCTRCLHTMMEFFYEDVVSIAKEHEPHFKQLAKILAVTELMKLFEMPEDPITTADASGEKILKQECDHSTDLVVDVDVDNSTVRPAAGMEGDINLGNKDIFNDQRNFFKLRNPRASNSSSKINYCIGCDFKCYRVQEMITHMSSCEPSHLTCSLCEVGFLAWREYEAHIKQHVTNMKKPFFCLECGARFVNRAALTIHLPKHTTETPHQCQHCGKGFKWKQGLNNHMIVHNKEKQMLCDVCGYSTTHMKALKSHKLQHTGEYFKCPYPDCKHHANRKENLRLHMETHKQERPFVCEVCGCKFSQNKNLKRHALKHSTDEIHKYKCQLCSFSSHRSDKLKEHVQRVHTEKEVQLELPEIVENAFENNVCDEFDLPPLSMVDMRGEVSVKNEATANSEATKKVHKRKKAAILAQKRRMIPIAPKPEADADENLN